The following proteins are encoded in a genomic region of Molothrus aeneus isolate 106 chromosome 12, BPBGC_Maene_1.0, whole genome shotgun sequence:
- the TXNRD3 gene encoding thioredoxin reductase 3, with protein MAEGQRGRRGEGDLAAMAPPPPVQTRLPDWDGLKLRVRNLIASHRVMIFSKSYCPYCNKVKELFRSLRVDYYALELDVTEDGASIQQVLAELTNQRTVPNVFVNGTHIGGCDATYQAYKDGSLQKLLGDNQTITEPYEYDLIIIGGGSGGLACSKEAAALGKKVMVLDYVVPTPLGTSWGLGGTCVNVGCIPKKLMHQAALLGQALQDSRKYGWQYEEQVKHNWETMVEAVQNYIGSLNWGYRVSLREKSVTYLNSYGEFVEPHKIKATNRKGQVTYHTAETFVLATGERPRYLGIPGDKEFCITSDDLFSLPYCPGKTLVVGASYVALECAGFLAGLGLDVTVMVRSILLRGFDQEMAEKVGAYMETHGVKFIRKFVPVQVEQLEQGMPGRLKVTAKSTEGSETLEEEYNTVLLAIGRDACTRNIGLQTIGVKINEKNGKVPVNDEEQTNVPYVYAIGDILDGKLELTPVAIQAGRLLAQRLYGGSSKKCDYINVPTTVFTPLEYGSCGYPEQKAIDEYGEQNLEVYHTLFWPLEWTVPGRDNNTCYAKVICNKQDNNRVIGLHVLGPNAGEVTQGFAAAIKCGLTKELLDETIGIHPTCAEVFTTMDITKSSGQDITQKGC; from the exons ATGGCCGAGGGTCAGCGCGGCCGCCGCGGCGAAGGCGATCTTGCCGCCatggcgccgccgccgccggtaCAGACCCGGCTCCCGGACTGGGACGGGCTGAAGCTCCGCGTGCGGAACCTCATCGCCTCGCACCGCGTCATGATCTTCAGCAAGAGCTACTGCCCCTACTGCAACAag GTGAAGGAACTCTTCCGCTCCCTGCGAGTGGACTACTATGCTCTGGAACTGGATGTAACTG aGGATGGAGCCAGTATTCAGCAAGTATTGGCAGAGCTGACCAACCAGAGGACAGTGCCTAATGTATTTGTGAATGGAACTCACATTGGTGGCTGTGATGCAACATACCAG gCTTATAAGGATGGATCACTGCAGAAACTCCTTGGGGATAACCAAACCATTACAGAACCCTATGAATATGATCTCATTATTATTGGTGGTGGCTCAGGTGGACTTGCATGTTCTAAG GAAGCTGCTGCCTTGGGAAAGAAAGTAATGGTATTAGATTATGTTGTTCCAACACCTCTTGGAACCTCATGGG GACTTGGTGGCACGTGTGTAAATGTAGGTTGCATTCCCAAGAAGTTGATGCATCAAGCAGCACTTCTGGGTCAGGCACTCCAAGATTCAAGGAAGTATGGGTGGCAGTATGAAGAACAAG TTAAACACAACTGGGAGACCATGGTAGAAGCAGTTCAGAACTACATTGGTTCTCTAAACTGGGGCTATCGAGTGTCTTTGAGAGAGAAGTCTGTGACATACCTCAATTCATATGGAGAATTCGTGGAACCACACAAAATCAAG GCAACTAACAGAAAAGGACAAGTAACCTATCACACAGCAGAGACTTTTGTGCTGGCTACAGGAGAAAGGCCAAGATACCTGGGTATCCCTGGAGATAAAGAATTCTGCATTACAAG tgATGACCTCTTCTCCCTGCCTTACTGCCCTGGCAAGACTCTGGTTGTGGGTGCTTCCTACGTGGCTCTGGAGTGCGCAGGGTTTCTGGCTGGCCTGGGGCTGGATGTCACCGTGATGGTCCGTTCCATTCTTCTGCGGGGCTTCGACCAGGAAATGGCGGAAAAGGTCGGAGCCTACATGGAAACACACGGCGTGAAGTTCATCAGGAAGTTTGTACCTGTTCAG GTTGAGCAGCTGGAGCAAGGAATGCCAGGAAGACTGAAAGTGACAGCAAAGTCTACTGAGGGATCGGAAACCCTTGAAGAAGAATATAACACA gttttgctAGCCATTGGTCGTGATGCATGTACCAGGAATATTGGGTTACAGACAATCGGTGTCAAAATCAATGAGAA gaatGGTAAAGTCCCTGTAAATGATGAAGAACAAACCAATGTGCCTTACGTTTATGCAATTGGGGATATCTTGGATGGAAAGCTTGAACTTACTCCAGTTGCCATTCAGGCAGGGAGACTGCTGGCCCAAAGGCTGTATGGGGGTAGTTCCAAAAAG tgtgaCTATATCAATGTACCAACAACAGTGTTTACCCCTTTAGAGTATGGCAGCTGTGGGTATCCTGAACAAAAAGCCATAGATGAATATGGAGAGCAAAACTTGGAG GTTTATCACACTCTGTTCTGGCCACTTGAatggacagtgccaggcagagaTAACAATACCTGTTATGCAAAGGTTATCTGCAATAAACAGGACAAT AATCGTGTGATAGGACTGCATGTTCTTGGACCCAATGCTGGTGAAGTTACCCAAGGTTTTGCTGCTGCAATCAAATGTGGTCTCACCAAAGAATTACTTGATGAAACAATTGGTATCCATCCTACTTGTGCAGAG GTGTTCACTACAATGGATATTACCAAATCTTCTGGCCAGGACATCACTCAGAAGGGCTGCTGA